One Bdellovibrionales bacterium genomic window carries:
- a CDS encoding site-specific recombinase — translation MMNAAVPINNHQPELDSILRDARQANNFAERVQWITALFSWLQKTSWTANFSGNTNRLRALRFKFFISIMEKNSEDRDAVVKVISALLNDVSFIESLGSVGFGHQMSVFQELNERIIEKLLPNAPIKEDFTTLLLEIFPDLEDIEWLAQIDEDSLKKFENFFYIDDPDVQRLSVHINESVKDAIVFLVSQIHAFGLSNEFRRRSPPIPIRESPFYRLLGLGRNISDTRDFTELCKQCDQAIDWSKTYLDENGISVSIIYRSERARCQIDRLQALTLLLAYPEERQKRSVELLLEIVKTAHNSKSISHLFSQNFQMLSLKVVDRNSEIGEHYKASTYGDALLFLKRSAGGGLIVSATVLIKAAFSVISISPFINGVLFSLNYSLSFLLIHFCGFTLATKQPASTAAAIASKIQISDKNEFATLVDEIIAILRAQSISIIGNLILVGPCVAMINFVYFYSAGKFLVSKDTAHYLIHSSDILGPSAIFAAFTGTLLFLSSLIAGWVDNWFIYRNLDERILNHVKLGRWLGTERLKNMSQFLRFSIAALAANISLGFLLGLLPLVLQFFGLPIEVRHVTLSMGSFALGLSTLFESFTGSEVVRASIGILVIGILNVSVSFYCAFRFAAAAKRIKFSRRKLIYWSVIKTLLKHPMALIFPPRRSRAITPPHS, via the coding sequence GTGATGAATGCTGCTGTGCCGATCAACAACCACCAACCCGAGCTCGACTCCATTTTGCGCGATGCTCGACAGGCCAACAACTTTGCCGAGCGAGTTCAGTGGATCACCGCCCTTTTTTCGTGGTTACAAAAAACAAGTTGGACGGCCAATTTTAGCGGAAACACGAACCGACTGCGGGCCCTTCGTTTTAAGTTTTTTATTTCGATCATGGAGAAGAACTCAGAGGACCGCGACGCGGTTGTTAAAGTCATTTCCGCGCTTTTAAATGATGTGAGTTTTATCGAAAGCTTGGGAAGCGTGGGCTTTGGCCATCAGATGAGTGTGTTCCAAGAACTTAACGAGCGAATCATCGAAAAGCTTTTACCCAATGCACCTATCAAGGAAGATTTCACAACATTGCTTTTAGAGATTTTTCCAGACCTCGAAGACATCGAATGGCTCGCACAGATTGATGAAGACTCACTCAAAAAGTTTGAAAACTTCTTTTATATCGACGATCCTGACGTGCAGAGACTCTCGGTACACATCAACGAATCAGTCAAAGACGCCATCGTGTTTCTGGTCTCGCAGATTCACGCCTTTGGCTTAAGCAATGAATTCCGCCGTCGCTCGCCGCCCATTCCGATTCGCGAGAGCCCGTTCTATCGACTTTTGGGATTGGGAAGAAATATCAGTGACACTCGTGACTTTACCGAACTTTGCAAGCAGTGTGATCAGGCCATTGACTGGAGCAAAACGTATCTCGACGAAAACGGGATTAGCGTCTCTATCATCTACCGCTCCGAAAGAGCCCGGTGTCAGATTGATCGATTGCAAGCCCTCACCCTGCTGTTAGCCTATCCGGAAGAACGACAGAAGAGATCGGTAGAGTTGCTCCTTGAAATCGTCAAGACGGCCCATAACTCAAAAAGCATCTCCCATCTTTTTTCGCAAAACTTCCAAATGCTATCTTTAAAGGTGGTCGATCGGAACTCGGAGATCGGTGAACATTACAAGGCGTCCACATACGGCGATGCTCTCCTCTTTTTAAAGCGTTCTGCCGGAGGGGGCTTGATTGTTTCGGCAACGGTCTTAATTAAGGCCGCTTTTTCTGTCATTTCGATCTCTCCCTTTATCAATGGGGTTCTGTTCTCCCTGAACTATTCTTTGAGTTTCTTGTTGATTCACTTTTGCGGATTTACTCTCGCCACCAAACAACCGGCATCGACGGCAGCGGCCATTGCCAGTAAAATTCAGATCTCCGACAAGAACGAGTTTGCGACCTTAGTGGACGAGATCATTGCGATCTTAAGAGCTCAAAGTATATCTATTATCGGAAACTTGATCCTCGTGGGGCCCTGTGTGGCGATGATTAATTTTGTTTATTTTTACTCGGCCGGGAAATTTTTAGTCTCCAAAGACACCGCACATTACTTGATTCATTCCTCCGATATTCTTGGCCCCTCCGCCATTTTTGCGGCTTTCACAGGCACACTGCTTTTTTTATCGAGCCTTATCGCAGGTTGGGTCGACAACTGGTTTATTTACCGCAATCTCGATGAACGTATTCTCAATCACGTCAAGCTAGGTCGATGGCTCGGTACGGAGAGATTGAAAAACATGTCGCAGTTTTTGCGATTTAGCATCGCGGCTCTCGCCGCTAATATCTCATTAGGGTTTTTATTGGGTCTCCTGCCTTTGGTTCTCCAGTTTTTCGGTCTTCCGATCGAAGTGAGGCACGTTACTTTATCGATGGGTTCTTTTGCTTTAGGACTGTCGACCCTTTTCGAGTCTTTCACTGGGTCTGAAGTGGTCCGGGCCTCCATAGGTATTTTAGTGATTGGAATCCTAAATGTGTCGGTGAGCTTTTACTGCGCTTTCCGTTTCGCTGCGGCCGCGAAGCGTATTAAATTCTCTCGACGAAAACTCATTTATTGGTCGGTGATTAAA
- a CDS encoding monovalent cation:proton antiporter-2 (CPA2) family protein: MTLHVFLISTFWFLLAAVVVAPLFKKLSLGSVLGYMTAGAIIGPWGLKLITDVDSIAQYAEMGVVFLLFVIGLELQPKKLWAMRQMVFGLGGAQVLLTTIALTIAFSLLGMTPLPAMVCGFALSLSSTAFALQLMTERKQLNTAFGQSAFSVLLFQDLSAIPALALIPLFAASSQSELGFYEASISAIAPSKILMVVLVIGLLFVVGKYLLRPVLRVIAWTGDKEIFTSAALLLVIGVSLLIEMQGLSMGLGAFIAGVILADSEYRHEIEANISPFKGLLLGLFFVSIGLGINFGLFLKQGHIILALALGLMAIKYAVIYVLSRTMKLNFECSQNIGLILCQGGEFAFVIFAVAVSGRLLDPKDAALLVGVVTTSLVLTPIFFLINEFLIQRMEKPARPEFDQIVHEHSPDIIIAGFGRVGQITGRLLRVIGHSFTALELDPGHVEVVRKFGHKVYYGDASRLDLLESAGAKNAKIFLLAVDDPESSVAIASAVKTHYPHLKIIARARNRQHAFELMDLGIENIYRETLPAATEMAGAVLKEVGLDDQKVEATLNTFRVHDQKNLVEQHFIYKNETELIAFSRQATDQLEKTLRKDLEPQPKA; the protein is encoded by the coding sequence ATGACCTTACACGTTTTTCTGATCAGTACTTTTTGGTTTCTCCTCGCTGCCGTCGTGGTGGCCCCCCTCTTTAAAAAATTATCACTGGGATCGGTTCTGGGATACATGACCGCGGGTGCTATTATCGGGCCGTGGGGGTTAAAACTCATCACTGATGTCGATTCGATTGCTCAATATGCAGAAATGGGCGTGGTTTTTCTTTTATTTGTGATTGGGCTCGAGCTCCAACCTAAAAAACTATGGGCCATGCGCCAGATGGTGTTCGGCTTGGGGGGAGCGCAAGTGCTTCTCACGACCATTGCACTGACTATAGCTTTCTCGCTCCTCGGGATGACACCACTTCCGGCCATGGTCTGTGGATTTGCTTTATCTCTTTCTTCCACCGCGTTCGCTCTCCAGTTGATGACCGAAAGAAAGCAATTGAATACCGCTTTCGGTCAGTCGGCGTTTTCAGTTTTATTGTTTCAAGATCTTTCAGCCATTCCGGCATTGGCTTTAATTCCTCTGTTTGCAGCTTCGAGCCAGAGCGAATTAGGATTTTACGAGGCGTCGATCAGTGCCATCGCCCCTTCGAAAATTTTAATGGTTGTTCTTGTGATCGGACTTCTGTTTGTGGTCGGTAAATATCTTTTGCGTCCTGTTTTGCGAGTGATTGCGTGGACCGGGGATAAAGAGATTTTTACATCGGCCGCTCTGCTGCTGGTGATCGGCGTTTCGCTTTTGATCGAAATGCAGGGATTATCGATGGGCTTAGGAGCCTTTATCGCTGGGGTTATTCTTGCCGACTCCGAGTATCGCCACGAGATCGAGGCCAACATTTCGCCTTTTAAAGGTCTTCTGTTGGGTTTATTCTTTGTCTCCATTGGACTGGGCATCAACTTTGGATTGTTCCTCAAGCAAGGACATATAATATTGGCTCTGGCCTTGGGATTGATGGCTATCAAATATGCCGTCATCTATGTCCTATCTCGTACGATGAAGCTCAATTTTGAGTGTTCGCAAAATATCGGTTTGATTCTGTGTCAGGGTGGGGAGTTTGCTTTTGTCATTTTCGCGGTGGCGGTGAGTGGTCGCTTGCTCGATCCAAAAGATGCAGCTCTACTTGTAGGAGTGGTGACCACGTCGCTCGTGCTCACGCCGATCTTTTTTCTCATTAACGAATTTTTGATTCAGCGCATGGAAAAGCCTGCGCGGCCCGAATTTGATCAGATTGTGCATGAGCATAGCCCAGATATTATTATCGCCGGCTTCGGGCGAGTGGGTCAGATCACCGGTCGTCTATTGCGCGTGATCGGGCACTCCTTTACCGCTCTAGAACTGGATCCCGGTCATGTGGAAGTGGTCAGAAAATTTGGTCACAAAGTGTATTACGGAGATGCATCCCGTTTAGATCTTTTGGAATCGGCAGGAGCTAAAAATGCAAAAATATTTTTGCTGGCGGTGGACGATCCCGAATCCTCGGTCGCCATTGCAAGTGCGGTCAAAACTCATTACCCACATCTTAAGATCATTGCACGGGCGAGAAATCGCCAACATGCCTTTGAGCTCATGGATCTCGGGATCGAAAACATCTACCGGGAAACTTTACCAGCAGCGACCGAAATGGCTGGGGCGGTACTCAAAGAGGTGGGCCTCGATGATCAAAAAGTCGAAGCCACGTTAAATACATTCCGAGTTCACGATCAAAAAAACTTAGTGGAGCAACACTTTATTTATAAAAACGAAACGGAGCTCATCGCTTTTTCTCGCCAAGCTACAGATCAGTTGGAAAAAACTCTACGCAAAGATTTAGAACCTCAACCCAAAGCTTAA
- a CDS encoding agmatine deiminase family protein translates to MKLILSFFSVLVVSMGATAANKKIPARGASEVQLEKMALHNQAMAQMEFLNPMSSPFSIASAPTPRLPFAGYNKVGYLIFSDDYINGNARQIKKTLAQNLPSDVTLVVYTDSTDKSYQKSLMKEYSQFLKGNKMVVLQLKGGSDYFWARDGVPVPVMEMKTDGTNGLSLVDAKYYHHFEGDKYFSEAFGATLVSHSYYHEGGNFQSSADGRCLVINREGHFVSHTASIPDDIFVTKYGCKTLTRLPHRKGIGHVDEVVKIIDDNTVVTEVAEYRPALEKSGYKVHLLPEPDEAIETYANSLIINGTIFVPVFDEVNDQKALDVYKQFGFNVIGVNSKDLSNDGQGSIHCISMAYPPVPLKELSNIMGGTVVEP, encoded by the coding sequence ATGAAACTCATTCTATCGTTTTTTAGTGTTTTAGTCGTATCCATGGGGGCCACAGCCGCCAATAAGAAAATTCCTGCACGGGGAGCGAGTGAAGTTCAGCTCGAGAAAATGGCTCTTCACAATCAGGCCATGGCCCAAATGGAATTTCTCAATCCGATGTCCTCTCCGTTTTCGATCGCTTCCGCGCCCACCCCGCGCTTACCTTTCGCCGGCTACAATAAAGTGGGTTATTTGATCTTTAGCGATGACTATATCAACGGCAATGCCCGTCAGATTAAAAAAACGTTGGCGCAAAATTTACCCAGCGATGTCACGCTGGTCGTCTACACGGACTCCACTGACAAAAGTTATCAAAAATCTTTGATGAAAGAATATTCTCAGTTTCTTAAGGGAAATAAAATGGTGGTTCTCCAGCTTAAAGGGGGAAGTGACTATTTCTGGGCTCGTGATGGAGTTCCCGTGCCCGTTATGGAAATGAAGACTGACGGAACAAATGGACTCTCGCTCGTCGATGCTAAGTATTACCACCACTTTGAGGGGGACAAGTACTTTAGCGAAGCCTTTGGCGCCACGCTCGTTTCGCACAGCTACTACCACGAGGGCGGAAACTTTCAATCAAGCGCCGACGGTCGTTGTTTGGTGATCAACCGCGAGGGGCACTTTGTTTCGCACACGGCGAGCATTCCCGACGATATTTTCGTCACTAAATATGGATGTAAGACATTAACACGACTTCCGCATCGCAAAGGGATTGGTCATGTGGACGAAGTCGTAAAAATTATTGACGACAACACCGTGGTCACGGAAGTTGCCGAATACAGACCGGCCCTAGAAAAGTCCGGATACAAAGTTCATCTTTTGCCGGAGCCCGACGAAGCGATTGAAACCTATGCAAATTCTTTAATCATCAACGGCACGATTTTCGTGCCTGTGTTTGACGAAGTGAATGATCAAAAAGCTCTCGATGTTTACAAACAGTTTGGTTTTAATGTGATCGGGGTAAATTCAAAAGATCTCTCTAACGATGGTCAGGGATCTATTCACTGCATAAGCATGGCTTATCCGCCGGTGCCTCTGAAGGAGCTTAGCAACATCATGGGTGGTACCGTCGTCGAGCCCTAA